A region from the Phaenicophaeus curvirostris isolate KB17595 chromosome 28, BPBGC_Pcur_1.0, whole genome shotgun sequence genome encodes:
- the C28H19orf25 gene encoding UPF0449 protein C19orf25 homolog isoform X1, producing the protein MSVCPPLGEQAPGMSSKAKRVLPTRPEPPAVEQILDDVRDTPPSDPVLVLPSEPRRDHGAPRGSPSPARLEDEERERLYRQSRSYVEMNQRLQESRERLQERREELQRAGTALELSISEMRQKAF; encoded by the exons ATGTCTGTCTGTCCACCCCTAGGTGAGCAAG CCCCCGGGATGAGCTCCAAGGCCAAGCGGGTGCTGCCCACCCGCCCCGAGCCCCCCGCCGTGGAGCAGATCCTGGACGACGTGCGGGACACCCCCCCCAGCGACCCCGTCCTCGTCCTCCCCAGCGAGCCCCGCCGGGACCACGGAGCCCCCCGAG gctcccccagccctgccaggctGGAGGACGAGGAGCGCGAGCGGCTCTACCGGCAAAGCCGCAGCTACGTGGAGATGAACCAGAGGCTGCAAGAATCCCGGGAGCGGCTGCAGGAGCGGCGCGAGGAGCTGCAGCGGGCAGGGACGGCGTTGGAGCTCAGCATCTCGGAAATGAGGCAGAAAGCGTTCTGA
- the C28H19orf25 gene encoding UPF0449 protein C19orf25 homolog isoform X2 produces the protein MSSKAKRVLPTRPEPPAVEQILDDVRDTPPSDPVLVLPSEPRRDHGAPRGSPSPARLEDEERERLYRQSRSYVEMNQRLQESRERLQERREELQRAGTALELSISEMRQKAF, from the exons ATGAGCTCCAAGGCCAAGCGGGTGCTGCCCACCCGCCCCGAGCCCCCCGCCGTGGAGCAGATCCTGGACGACGTGCGGGACACCCCCCCCAGCGACCCCGTCCTCGTCCTCCCCAGCGAGCCCCGCCGGGACCACGGAGCCCCCCGAG gctcccccagccctgccaggctGGAGGACGAGGAGCGCGAGCGGCTCTACCGGCAAAGCCGCAGCTACGTGGAGATGAACCAGAGGCTGCAAGAATCCCGGGAGCGGCTGCAGGAGCGGCGCGAGGAGCTGCAGCGGGCAGGGACGGCGTTGGAGCTCAGCATCTCGGAAATGAGGCAGAAAGCGTTCTGA